The following are encoded together in the Onychostoma macrolepis isolate SWU-2019 chromosome 03, ASM1243209v1, whole genome shotgun sequence genome:
- the LOC131535911 gene encoding beta-taxilin-like, whose amino-acid sequence MAGRNGAKRVQSHVPNPDPLSSGSLNPRLRILKTVQKKRGDLYIRKVGRFVSEHSLKNMANTTEIVDDNSILRTDFIQELLPSAERTSLLYHLAFLSLGGFPQLERVIRDQAIETQLLFGSSEALLMMCVGTCSNLVTSLFPILKKAVEKNKPVLAVRYLMKAKEWISDIVAQVDVIVKRYDRHNESVKKSTSDVYQEQDETKEKKAEKSDEMKGLEDALAKLGVDLKRVVDTIEMNEEQIKKTTDELNDFIRRFQEEHAHWTMKFLDCFRGYPDAMKEPSAIALDIKLKQLDSEKSSLKNEEWNIKTRQLELQLQLANCQIQMGEIPDPEHLKEVQKCLSQIQQILVDLKKFWEKVDAILKTLKNKTFVGEELVDMEDMKDEFLSSIDDAGKYWKIFGLCCQRVQGVFSIQSKDAYKFLEINPSSLSEEERNQQYESIMEKLKKINPDPPALCDTQE is encoded by the exons ATGGCTGGGAGGAACGGAGCGAAAAGGGTGCAGTCTCACGTTCCCAATCCGGACCCGTTATCCAGTGGATCACTAAATCCTCGCCTGAGGATCCTGAAAACAGTACAAAAGAAGAGAGGAGATCTCTACATACGCAAAG TTGGACGCTTCGTCAGTgaacattcattaaaaaacatgGCTAATACCACAG aGATTGTCGATGACAACTCTATATTGAGAACGGACTTCATTCAGGAGCTTCTTCCATCTGCGGAGCGAACGTCTCTCCTTTATCACCTGGCTTTCCTGAGTCTGGGAGGATTCCCACAGCTGGAGCGTGTGATCAGAGATCAAGCTATTGAAACACAACTGCTGTTCGGATCCTCTGAAGCCCTTCTGATGATG TGTGTCGGCACGTGTTCCAACCTGGTTACCTCCCTGTTTCCAATACTGAAAAAAGCTGTGGAGAAGAACAAACCCGTTTTGGCGGTGAGGTACCTGATGAAAGCCAAAGAGTGGATCAGTGACATCGTAGCACAAGTGGATGTCATAGTGAAGAG GTATGATCGACACAACGAAAGTGTGAAAAAATCCACCAGTGACGTGTATCAAGAACAAGACGagaccaaagaaaaaaaagcggAAAAATCTGACGAGATGAAGGGTCTGGAGGATGCTCTGGCCAAGCTCGGAGTGGATCTGAAAAGAGTAGTCGACACAATTGAGATGAATGaggaacaaattaaaaaaacaactgacGAGCTGAACGACTTCATCAGAAGATTCCAGGAAGAACATGCCCACTGGACTATGAAGTTCCTTGACTGTTTTAGAGGCTATCCAGATGCTATGAAGGAGCCTAGTGCCATCGCTCTGGATATAAAACTGAAACAACTCGACTCTGAGAAGAGCAGTCTGAAAAATGAAGAGTGGAACATCAAAACCAGGCAGCTTGAGCTTCAGCTGCAGCTGGCCAATTGTCAAATCCAAATGG GTGAGATCCCCGATCCTGAGCATCTGAAGGAAGTCCAGAAGTGTCTTTCTCAAATCCAACAAATTCTGGTTGATCTGAAAAAGTTTTGGGAGAAGGTGGATGCTATtctgaaaacactgaaaaataaaacctttgtTGGGGAGGAACTCGTTGACATGGAGGACATGAAGGATGAGTTTCTGAGCTCCATTGACGATGCAGGAAAG TACTGGAAGATATTTGGTTTGTGCTGTCAGAGAGTTCAAGGCGTCTTCAGCATTCAGTCTAAAGATGCATATAAATTCCTGGAGATCAATCCGTCTTCGCTCTCTGAGGAGGAGAGGAACCAGCAGTATGAGTCTATCATGGAGAAGCTGAAGAAAATCAATCCAGATCCGCCAGCACTGTGTGACACCCAGGAATGA